Genomic DNA from Macadamia integrifolia cultivar HAES 741 chromosome 6, SCU_Mint_v3, whole genome shotgun sequence:
CCTTGGATCTGCACTCCGAATCAGCCACAGTTTGATTACTAATAAAGAGTGTCATGTTGCAAGTAGTGTAAGCAACTACACTTTTCTTAATAATAAGAACCTTTACCTTCCCAGCAATTGTTGTAGAAACAGTAAGAGGCAGTCTATCAGAGATCATATCTTTATAAAACTTGGAATCAGATAGTAACCGATCAGCCATCAGAGTAATCGTCGAATTAATCCCGGTGGTACCGTCGGAAGGAATCTTCCCTGCTGGAATCGCTGCTTCACCTACAACTCCACCATTATAATCAATAATAGCCATAGTATCTCTGTACTTGAAGCTTGCCTTGTTTGGATTATGAACTGACATATCTAGTTTAAGGGTTACATTCAAATAGACTTTTGTTGATGGAGGTCGATCTATTTTGGATTCAAGATGCTTTACAGTAACTGAATTAACTGTAGTTGTTGGATCTTTGGCTTTGAACACAGTAAGGCCAAGaattagaaggagaagaaacacaaaaagaaaagatccAAGGAACACAGATAAGCATATAACCCAagcatttcttttctttggattaGGAGCTAGTGGTGTTGTTCCCCCATCTTCCTTTGAAAACCTTGAATCCATTGAGATCAAcagatcaagagagagagaggaagcaaATGGGTAGTTCTTCAAAGAACTTGGAAGTACTAGAGGAGActtgaggagaaagagaagaagaccaAAGAATTAATTCCTCTTCAGAGTTCACTTGAAATAACAAAAGGCCATTGGAATAGATATATATTTGAAGAATTGAATCTTACGCGTATTTCCCGTGTTgtttttataataattaaatcattttagttgaatttttttaatgagaacgTGAGAATGGAtgggaaatttttaaaaaagaaacaaaaaaataaaaacaaatgcTCCAATTGTGATGGTTGACCAAGACTAATTAATTATCACTTACATAGGTTTAATGAAGGGGATATAATTTAAGGGTGTCAGTTCGGCTCGGTTCCCCttttttggttcagtttcggtttgcTTTAGAGGGATGATGAGGttaatcgaaaccaaaccgagaaATTATTTGGTTCTATATTTGGATACTCAAGCTGATTTAATTCGGTTCAGCTcgatttcggtttcaatttggttctGTAATTTGGTTTTGCAACTcggttttaatttggttatgtAAACAGTTTCACTCTTGGACAATGATTGTGATGGATCAAAGGTCATAGTGGGCTCAAGTTATAGACATTATGGTCATTgttaactccaaaattatcttagcatGTGAATATGTGTAATaacttgcaaaaaacacttaccaccccccccccaaaaaaaaaggtgagtACTCATATACTCAAACTAATAccaattcggtttaattcgattTGGTTTGAACAAACGGTTCTTATACCTTGAACTGTAATAGAACTGATCCAAGGTGAATACTCATATACTCAAATTAAATCAATTCGTTTTAATTTGGTTCAGTTAATTTGGCTCAGTTTCGGATTTGGTATTCGGTTTTGATTACAAATTGACACCCATAAGATATATACATGGatgagatttattttattttattttatagggaTATGTGGTAATTTTGCACGATCATGTGTCTAGGTGCAGGGGCTGCACAATCAGTtagtgttctttttcccaaatatAAATTAGGGAATATTTTTCGACATGACTCGTTTAGGGAGAGTTTTTTAAAAGGTCTAAAAATTGTCatttgtctaaaaaaaaaaaaatttcgtgGTCAAATTATTCACCTTTTCCTTGGTTTATGCTAAGTTTTAGCTTACAGAAATTACACCATGATTTATGATGAGTGGTTTCAATCTAATACGAGATTTTGTCACTTAAAAATTTCAATACATGATAAGCCATTTGATTAATTTTACAAGACCTGACAAATAGAATGCCACAAGATTCTCTTTCTAACCAATAGTTTGAAGGTCACCCATATGTGATATTGTGTAGAGAAATTTCTCAAAAGAGGCAGTGTGAAAGGCATTTCCTATAAATATTGATGATTATGATTTTGACATGGTTATTAGGGTAGATATGTGACAAAAGATACCACACTTATCTCATCAATTGATTAATTTCACATTAAACAAGCCCACCAAGTGGTAAAAGAGTGGACATAAAAAGTTTCAGAAAATTATTGTAATGAAACCTAATGGTATTCTTGGGAATATAATGTTCACTTTTAAGTCATTTCTAATTGTAAATTTATGACTATGGGGATCCGAAAAAAGTGATCATAAACAAcactttaaaattttcttttgctgatATCAGCTAGTACATAAATGATCCACCAAGTAACCTAAATGGTCCTCTTCAAGATTTCATAAGAATAGACAAAGTGAAGTCCCTCATTTCAAGATTTCATAAGAATGGACTTAATAAAGTTTCCTATTTCATATattgaaaaaaatgaacaactCGGTGAGCTAGGGTTCAGAATCAATTGATCTCCCGACAATGGATCCGATCACACCAATATAAGAATTTATTCCCGCACATCCACAGGGACAAAATTATTTGGCATATCGAGTCATTGACTGTTGGATAGATAGAAAGCTACTTGGATAAACCATAAATTAGTTTTAATGATATATCTCAATCAAATGACCAattagagagatttttttttgtactgtTTTGAACCGTGcttgattttcaaaaaattctacAATTATTTTTCTAACAGTTTTGACACCATAGATTGGtttgaaatgaaagataagCCACAATGTTATTTTGAACTTGAAATTTATTAGTCATTTAAGAGGTGTATGGAATACCCTTGATACAACAGGCATCAATGTCTAGACACGAATCCCTTctctccatttatttatttatttttctattcagACTCCAAATAATACTCCCATCACTTATGTAAGTGagttaataattattaataaacTTATAATGAAATCCCACAATGCTTGCAGAGGTCAAGGGAGCAAGAATGTGAAATAATATAAGTTGTATTGGATTGGATCAGAATGTTTTGTCTCTTAAAATACGGATACCTTAATTTTTTTAGACTGTTTTACCTTCTCCTGTATCAATATTACCACTATAACATCGATATTAGGTATCGAGAATATTAATACATGTCAATCAATATTGATATGAACAACCCAATACCAATAGGTTGAACCGTGCcaccaatatatttttttttaattaattaacacTACTTACAGGCTAAATATGGTGATTTTCAAGGTATGATTTTCTAGGCATGCTTCTATAAGAAACGaacccaaaatatatatttgagaTATAGTGTAAGTATCAATTAGTTCATTTAATACAGATGTATCAATAGAATGATTTGAATATATTTATATGCATTTGGAATATTGGACTAGCAAGGAAACAACTAGTATTTTGTTTAAGAAATCACGCCCAATATTTGATAAATTATTCATTTAATGTAGATAGATGTAGATGTAGATGTATATGTAGATAATGGTTTTGACTACCATATTTATATGCATTTGAAATGAATTAACGAGGAAACAACTAATAGTGTTTTTTCTCCTGAACAAGGCCCTTGGACTGTTTGGTAGAGAGACTCTGGCCTTTTCTTGGTTACATCTAATGGTTGGGACaccttagggggtgtttggtttggtaaatctttgggatgacattctttagaatgataattctgaatttttggagttgtttggttccactaggatgaccctcataagtgaacACCCTACTTttcatgaatgaccatattacaaaggatgtgttccaaatctgagtttacctcaataCTTAAACTTAGATTTGAGCAatctttttaccacctagtataaaaggagaaagtgaaaagaaattctctatggaagccaatatctcaacccacgagaaacatgtactagcctcaagacaaccaaacgatttttcagaaagaaacataattcagaagaatgtctatcaaaaggttgacattcatatccgataaatacaccatttgatttaccgaatcAAACACCGCATCGACTCAAATCCTCTTTAGTCATTGGAACGTTCAGTACACATTTGACGGTTGACAAAATCTAGGAGTGCGTATTAATGCGTTAAGATATGTGTTTGAATCCTTCCAAGTCCCAATTATCCAATATTGTGTTGGGCATCCCATCGGTTGGAGAGAATCTAAATACACCCTGACCGCGTAACACCTGAGCACGCGCCTCAAGGATCTGAATCGTTTTCTTATTCATGAAGTTTCTATTTAAATACACGTGAATTGCACgttaatcaaataaaaataaaagattcttGAAGTGTTCCTTGGTATAATACACATGTGAGCCGCCGTGTGAAGGAACAAATTAAAAACCATGCATCAACGCAAGCAGAAGTCCAGAATAAACTTGGCTAGCTAACCAAGTCAGAGATGTCTTATAACCCAATCAATTGGTGACATATATAGGAAAAATGACCACTTTGACTTAGGTTCTCTGGGTGGTTCACCTAGTTTTACTTACCACGTAATATTGATGATGTGACAATTTCAGGTTGCTACATGTGTAAGCAAGTATTTTGGTTGTGGATTGCATTCTCCTCTAATTGCAACTTGCAagtaaaggaaggagaaaattaaaagtgaaaatttgaaaacagaCACATGATACTTTTTGTAATCTTGAGAGTGAAATTACTtgtgacacttttttttttttttttgtataactATAATTTTCCATATAatctttagttttcttttcaGCAAGTGGTGGGACCAATCAGGTGGTGTATGAGAGCATTTTCAGTGCATGGGGCGGGGGGTAGCATAGTCTTTTTGCATCCACTTATATCTAGGCGTTGCCTGTGTCAAACCGAAAACATCTTTTTCACTAAATTTTAATAATCAAATCTAGAATGAGGTTAGTTATAAAATCAAGTATAAT
This window encodes:
- the LOC122080753 gene encoding late embryogenesis abundant protein At1g64065-like yields the protein MDSRFSKEDGGTTPLAPNPKKRNAWVICLSVFLGSFLFVFLLLLILGLTVFKAKDPTTTVNSVTVKHLESKIDRPPSTKVYLNVTLKLDMSVHNPNKASFKYRDTMAIIDYNGGVVGEAAIPAGKIPSDGTTGINSTITLMADRLLSDSKFYKDMISDRLPLTVSTTIAGKVKVLIIKKSVVAYTTCNMTLFISNQTVADSECRSKVSL